The window TGGGAACGCTTTTCCTTCTACGGCATGAAGGCATTACTGTTTCTTTATCTGATTAAATATCATCTGTTTACCGACGAATTTGGCTATAACGTCATTGGTGCTTACGGTGCCTTAGTGTACGCCATGCCCGTGGTCGGTGGTTTATTGGCCGACCGCTATATCGGCATGCGTAAAGCGGTGATCTTCGGTGGTATTTTGTTGGTCCTCGGCCACTTAGGCATGGCCTTTGAAGGCCATCAAGCGGTTATCGTCGCCGGTGAAGTTCAGCGCGATGAACAAGCACTGCAGGTGTTCTATCTATCCCTCGCCTTGATCATTGTCGGTGTGGGCTTTTTAAAACCTAACATTTCCACCATAGTCGGTCAGCTGTATCCCGAGTCATCTCCAAAGCGGGATTCAGGCTTTACCATTTTCTACGCTGGCATCAATTTAGGCGCCACCTTAGCACCGTTGATTTGTGCTTATTTAGGTGAAACCTATGGCTGGAAGTACGGCTTTGGTTTGGCAGGTTTAGGCATGTTAGGGGGGTTGTTGGTGTTTATTCGGGGTAAGAAACACCTGCAAGGTTTTGCCGAACCCAGAGATCCCGCAAGAATTTTAAAGAAAACCGCTGGCATCACCACAGAGCAATGGATTTATTTAAGCGCCATCGGCAGCGTAGTGCTGGTCTGGGGCTTAATTCAAACCCACTCCCTTGTGCTTTCTATTAGCAGTTTATTACCCGCTGTGAGTCCAGTGATCTGGTTCTTGCACTCAGTATCTCTGGTGCTCGCCCTCGGGATTGGCTGGTTTATGGTGAAACACTGCAACCCGATTGAACGTCAACAGATGTCGGCCTTACTGCTGTTCATCGTCGCAGGTTTGGTCTTCTTCGGCTTATATGAGCAAACCTACGGTTCTTGGGTAGCATTTTCGGACCGCGTGATGGACCGCAACATGCTCGGCCTCGAATGGAGCGCGGGACAGTTAACCTTCCTCGGCGCCTTCTTTGTGATCAGTTTATCGCCCATCTTCGCTTGGCTCTGGCCTGCCCTCGCCCGTAAAAATTGCGATCCGAGTAAACCGGTTAAAACCGCACTCGGCATTTTGTTCGCAGGTTTATCCTTTATGGTGCTAGCACTCGGGATCCAAATGCCGCTAAGCAGTGGCTTAGTGAGTATTTGGTTTTTAGTCGCGGCTTATTTTGTATTAGAAATCGGCGAGTTATTGCTGTCACCCATAGGCTTATCTGCGGTAACTCAGCTGTCGGTAAAACGCGTGGTCAGTCTGATGATGGGCGCTTGGTTTCTCGGCACTTCATACTCTGAAATCTTAGCCGCCGAATTAAACAAACTCGCCGCGATTGATACCCAAGGCGGCGTGATAAGTGACGTACCGAGTGCGATGGCGCTATACGAGCAACTGTTTATCTTCTCGGCGCAAATTGGCGTGGTAATGGCGTTAGTCTTCTTTGCCCTTGCGCCATTAATGAAGAAAATGATGCACGAAAAAACAGCGACAAGTTAAGTCTAAGCCCAAGAATTTAAAAGGAAAGGAAACTTGGCTTACTCTCGCCCTCTGAGGCGACGGTAAGCCAAGACAATAAGATGTAAAGCCAATAACCCCGTAAAAGCGGTGCAGAAAAACAGTAAGGCAATCGAGTTAACCTCCCGCGGCGCGTCATAATAAAGCCACCACCACAGCGGCCAACCGATAGCCGACAAAGCTGTAAGCTGCCACATACAACGTTTGCAACGACCAATTTTTTGCCTGAAAATCTCCGTTTTACAATCATCGCAACTCATAAGTCCCCAGCTAAACTATGCCCACAATAATAGTGCCAATAAGAGTGCAAATAAGAGCATGCATATTGAATATCAAGCACACTCCGAAACTCACGCCTAATAACACTAGAGTGACGCTTTAAGTCTTGCCATCCCTTCATTGATAGAGATAAGTGCACGATAGCCTAAATCTCGCTTGGCTGCGCTGATATCAAAATAATGGCTGCAGGATAACTGCCTTGCCACGAAGCGCGTCATCATGGGCTCTTCTTGCTTCTTTAGCAGAAAATACACAGTTTCCAACACTGCGCCTGCCACATAGGCCACAGATTGCGGCACACGCTTAGTAACTGGCGGCAAAGCATCGCAGGCCAGAATCAGATTGAGCATTTTTGCCATAGTGATGGGTTCATCGTTACTCAAAAAATAAGCTTTCCCCTGGCACTTAGGCTTTGCTTGGCACAGTTCAAGCGCGGCCAGCACATGGGCATAGGCGGCGTTGTCTATGTAGATGGTATCGACCAGCTTATCTTCACGGCCAACTAGTTTAAGCTTATCTAAACGGCCGCGCGCCAGTACTCGAGGTACAAGATGGGGATCACCAGGACCCCAGAT of the Shewanella baltica genome contains:
- a CDS encoding DUF3624 domain-containing protein — encoded protein: MSCDDCKTEIFRQKIGRCKRCMWQLTALSAIGWPLWWWLYYDAPREVNSIALLFFCTAFTGLLALHLIVLAYRRLRGRE
- a CDS encoding peptide MFS transporter; the protein is MSTEQHPPHAMQGPLGSPPPEMLFGHPKGLFVCFFTEMWERFSFYGMKALLFLYLIKYHLFTDEFGYNVIGAYGALVYAMPVVGGLLADRYIGMRKAVIFGGILLVLGHLGMAFEGHQAVIVAGEVQRDEQALQVFYLSLALIIVGVGFLKPNISTIVGQLYPESSPKRDSGFTIFYAGINLGATLAPLICAYLGETYGWKYGFGLAGLGMLGGLLVFIRGKKHLQGFAEPRDPARILKKTAGITTEQWIYLSAIGSVVLVWGLIQTHSLVLSISSLLPAVSPVIWFLHSVSLVLALGIGWFMVKHCNPIERQQMSALLLFIVAGLVFFGLYEQTYGSWVAFSDRVMDRNMLGLEWSAGQLTFLGAFFVISLSPIFAWLWPALARKNCDPSKPVKTALGILFAGLSFMVLALGIQMPLSSGLVSIWFLVAAYFVLEIGELLLSPIGLSAVTQLSVKRVVSLMMGAWFLGTSYSEILAAELNKLAAIDTQGGVISDVPSAMALYEQLFIFSAQIGVVMALVFFALAPLMKKMMHEKTATS